A genomic segment from Truepera sp. encodes:
- a CDS encoding DUF1684 domain-containing protein — MARPDPATALAEWRRQKDEFLARHPSSPIFGESVFSGLSYYPEDPAARVVARVERTPLAARVTLPTSSGDTQQFQEYGVARFELDGQELALTLFAGVHEPEGPRLFVPFTDATAGGETYGGGRYLDPRVEAAEPDRLLLDFNYAYHPYCAYAEGYSCAMPPPSNRLPVPVRAGERLPRPEEP; from the coding sequence GTGGCGCGGCCCGACCCGGCCACCGCGCTGGCGGAGTGGCGGCGCCAGAAGGACGAGTTCCTGGCGCGACACCCGTCCTCGCCCATCTTCGGCGAGTCGGTTTTCAGCGGGCTCAGCTACTACCCGGAGGACCCGGCCGCCCGCGTCGTGGCTCGGGTGGAGCGCACGCCCCTCGCGGCGCGCGTGACGCTGCCAACCAGCAGCGGCGATACGCAGCAGTTCCAGGAGTACGGGGTGGCGCGCTTCGAGCTGGACGGCCAAGAGCTGGCGCTCACGCTCTTCGCCGGCGTCCACGAGCCGGAGGGTCCAAGGCTCTTCGTGCCCTTCACCGACGCCACGGCGGGCGGCGAGACCTACGGCGGCGGCAGGTACTTGGACCCTCGCGTCGAGGCCGCCGAGCCGGACCGACTGCTGCTCGACTTCAACTACGCCTACCACCCTTACTGCGCCTACGCGGAGGGCTACTCGTGCGCCATGCCGCCGCCGAGCAACCGCCTGCCCGTGCCCGTGCGTGCCGGGGAGCGGCTGCCTAGACCCGAGGAGCCATGA
- a CDS encoding DUF4388 domain-containing protein: MTGTLGLFSLVDLFQLLTSAKRTGRLSVDHPSGLARIYFDRGRVVHAEFGELVGEAAVHALFADERGAFEFRIGLPAPADSIDVNTENLILEAVRRLDESRRGGEPANTLSRDAIPANPTMVADQGAVTLTAEEQSVMSMVDGRRSVTRIALDLGEDPDKVALVVDRLVRTGVLKLQNRRARTARLVTRLANVRRAPGSVGLDPQIIGAWEKVLEQPVHQVACRREDGTVRLFPAHAAPGAGPYLELSRDTLVRADLRVNEALLVRPYVEES, from the coding sequence GTGACTGGGACGTTAGGACTCTTCTCGCTGGTGGACCTGTTCCAGCTCCTCACTTCCGCCAAGCGCACGGGAAGGCTGTCGGTCGATCATCCGAGCGGCCTGGCGCGCATCTACTTCGACAGGGGCCGGGTGGTGCATGCCGAGTTCGGCGAATTGGTCGGCGAGGCGGCCGTTCACGCGCTGTTCGCCGACGAGCGCGGCGCCTTCGAGTTCCGCATCGGGTTGCCCGCGCCCGCCGACTCGATCGACGTGAACACCGAGAACCTCATCCTCGAGGCCGTCAGGCGGCTCGACGAATCGAGGCGAGGCGGAGAGCCGGCGAACACCCTCTCGCGTGACGCGATTCCGGCCAACCCGACCATGGTCGCGGATCAGGGCGCGGTAACGCTCACGGCCGAGGAGCAGAGCGTGATGTCGATGGTCGATGGTCGCAGGTCGGTCACCCGGATCGCCCTCGATCTGGGCGAGGACCCGGACAAGGTGGCGTTGGTGGTCGACCGCCTCGTTCGCACCGGCGTGCTCAAGCTTCAGAACCGGCGCGCGCGCACCGCCCGCCTGGTCACACGCCTGGCGAACGTGCGGCGGGCGCCGGGTAGCGTCGGGCTCGACCCGCAGATCATCGGTGCCTGGGAGAAGGTTCTCGAACAGCCGGTGCACCAGGTGGCCTGCCGCCGCGAGGACGGCACGGTGCGGCTCTTCCCGGCCCACGCCGCGCCGGGCGCCGGGCCCTACCTCGAGCTGAGCAGGGACACGCTGGTGCGCGCCGACCTGCGCGTGAACGAGGCTCTGCTGGTGCGGCCCTACGTGGAGGAGAGTTGA
- a CDS encoding LptF/LptG family permease: MPKRLQRALLGEAAGLYPLGVAAICLLLSIDFLSVLARFLVQQNASALDVGALLLYRAPWFLHLALPVGVVFAVLLAAGRMAKDSELKAAYAMGVAPAALLWPLLFLGLVVGALSFVNNGFLEARGEAAYQRRIDSFIYARPPAEVQVNAAYRIGNSVFFAARVRAVQDDKTLANLDGAIVQLQDGTLYSARSGLWDAQARVWQLSDGQVTRPGEAPQPFTMVSLPFELESGPSETLVRPAELPVDQLWKQLRAVGKAGGATRELTYDLHRKIADAFSAVIFAAFAGAIGLRVRGRAAGFAWTIVLLVGFWATWILADNLFQTGALGPLAAAWLTPLLAGVGAALLASRTLRS; this comes from the coding sequence GTGCCGAAACGCCTTCAGAGAGCACTTCTTGGCGAGGCGGCGGGACTATACCCGCTCGGGGTGGCGGCCATCTGCCTGCTGCTATCCATCGATTTCCTGAGCGTGCTCGCGCGCTTCTTGGTGCAGCAGAACGCCTCGGCGCTCGACGTTGGGGCGCTGCTCCTCTACCGCGCCCCCTGGTTCTTGCACCTGGCGTTGCCCGTGGGCGTCGTCTTCGCGGTGCTGCTGGCGGCGGGCCGCATGGCGAAGGACTCCGAGCTGAAGGCCGCCTACGCCATGGGCGTCGCGCCCGCGGCCCTGCTCTGGCCGCTCCTCTTCCTCGGCCTCGTCGTCGGCGCGCTCTCCTTCGTCAACAACGGCTTCCTCGAGGCGCGCGGCGAGGCGGCATACCAGCGGCGGATAGACTCGTTTATCTATGCCCGTCCACCTGCCGAGGTACAGGTGAACGCCGCTTACCGCATCGGCAACTCGGTCTTCTTCGCCGCCCGGGTGAGGGCGGTGCAAGACGACAAGACCCTGGCAAACCTGGATGGGGCCATCGTCCAACTGCAGGACGGCACCTTATACAGCGCCCGCAGCGGTCTGTGGGACGCTCAGGCGCGCGTGTGGCAACTCAGCGACGGACAGGTCACCCGACCCGGCGAGGCCCCCCAGCCTTTCACCATGGTCAGCCTGCCGTTCGAGCTCGAGTCGGGCCCGAGCGAGACCCTGGTCAGGCCCGCGGAGCTGCCCGTCGACCAGCTCTGGAAGCAGCTCAGGGCCGTCGGCAAGGCCGGCGGCGCCACCCGCGAGCTGACCTACGACCTGCACCGGAAGATCGCCGATGCGTTCAGCGCCGTCATCTTCGCGGCGTTCGCCGGAGCCATAGGCCTGCGGGTGAGGGGCCGAGCGGCGGGGTTCGCTTGGACCATCGTGCTGCTGGTGGGTTTCTGGGCCACCTGGATCCTCGCCGACAACCTGTTCCAGACGGGCGCCCTCGGACCGCTGGCCGCGGCCTGGCTGACGCCGCTGCTCGCCGGTGTCGGCGCGGCGCTGCTCGCCTCGAGGACGCTGCGCTCATGA